The proteins below come from a single Bacteroidota bacterium genomic window:
- a CDS encoding ComF family protein: MLRDFISLIYPDCCLSCGQTLLKQEHHICTVCRYKLPKTGFHFEKENILSQVFWGRIDLHSVAAYYYFQKGGGVQHLLHAIKYLGATQAAKEVGKMYGAELKASPYFKSVNIVIPIPLHPTKKKKRGFNQSDFIAEGIAEGLNSNWSPDILTRDIAGESQTKKSRFNRWKNVEAAFNLKDINAIAGKHVLIVDDVITTGATIESSAKCMACFPDTKISVAAIAYAQN, encoded by the coding sequence ATGTTAAGAGATTTTATTTCCTTAATTTATCCTGATTGCTGCCTGAGTTGTGGCCAAACTTTATTAAAACAGGAGCACCATATATGTACTGTTTGTAGATATAAGCTTCCAAAAACCGGTTTTCATTTTGAAAAAGAAAACATTTTAAGCCAGGTTTTTTGGGGGCGAATTGATTTACATAGTGTAGCTGCTTATTATTATTTTCAAAAAGGCGGAGGAGTACAACATTTGCTTCATGCCATTAAATATTTAGGGGCTACTCAGGCAGCAAAGGAAGTAGGTAAAATGTATGGAGCAGAGTTAAAAGCTTCTCCTTATTTTAAATCTGTTAATATAGTTATCCCAATACCACTTCATCCCACAAAAAAAAAGAAAAGGGGATTCAATCAAAGCGATTTTATTGCAGAGGGAATAGCTGAGGGTTTAAACAGCAACTGGAGCCCGGATATTTTAACACGGGATATAGCAGGAGAAAGTCAAACAAAAAAATCCAGGTTTAACCGTTGGAAAAATGTAGAGGCAGCATTTAATTTAAAGGACATAAATGCAATAGCAGGCAAACATGTTTTAATTGTAGATGATGTAATAACAACAGGAGCAACTATTGAATCAAGTGCCAAATGCATGGCTTGTTTTCCGGATACAAAAATAAGTGTTGCAGCAATAGCTTATGCTCAAAACTGA